The Arachis duranensis cultivar V14167 chromosome 9, aradu.V14167.gnm2.J7QH, whole genome shotgun sequence genomic sequence ACATGTGTCAATCTACCAATAGAAAAACCTTGTTTTCTAGGAATCCACATCGAGATGTCATCCTTCCAAACAAATTTACGCGGAAATTCACAATAGGTCAAAGACCTGGCAAATGGAAAGAACTTATTAACAATAAACCATGATTGCAATTTTGTTAACTTCGTCTCAGCGCGGCTAATGACATCTTGAATATTCTCGTAATCCTTAAAAACAATAGGATTTTCATCTGGTAAGTGAAATGGAAGTCTGATAACCGCAGGCTCCTTTACTTGTATATCATAGCCATATAATCTCCAAGCAGCTTCACATGCTGATATATATCTACAATCATAATAGTTTTTAATCTCATCTACAATAGGAGAAACATGACCATTATCTGAAGTCTGATAAAATGAAGCTGTTACACGATCATTGCCCTTGTGAAcatacttaaataaatatttgattgCAGAAGTCTGGCAAGTATGTTCAACATTAATGTGACATCCATACCTTAACAACAAAGTTGGGTTATAAGGGACAacaaaagagttagaaagaataGCACTCTTTTTGTTAATGGTGCGTCCGTTGTCTGGCCTACAATACTTTGGAAACCCAGCTTCATCAATAACAGTATGTTCTCTGAATGATTTGGGAAAATATTTGGAGCACATTCCGTTTACCATGCAAGGGCTATTCTTGTTATGCTTCCCACATGGACCATGAACCATGAATTTCTCAACAGCAGCATATAATTTAGGTCTTCTATGTTTATCTGGTATTTGGGCTGATATCAACTTATCAATATCATCAGGAGACCTTGGCCTTGAAAGAGGATGCATGAACAAAAGAATATGAGCATGAGGAAGGCCTCTCTTCTGAAATTCAATAGTACATACATCTAAAAATATAACAACAACGACTGGCATTAGTATAATAAGTAGTTATTTAAAAAACTTAtagtataatttataataaactattaTGACTTACATGCAGAAATCTTTCCAAAAATGTCATCATACTTAAAATCTCTGATCAACTTATTTAGCTTAATCTTGAAAATTCTTGATGTAATATCAGGACGATCCTCTGCTTTAAGGCCAGTACCTCTTAGTAAACGCTTTATCTCATCCCACTCAGGATTGCATGTCATAGTGACAAAAAAACTTGGATAGCCAAAATGCTTGCAAATTGCAAATGCATCTTTGCAGTTATTGAACATGTATCTAGGTCCACCAGTAAAACTGCTTGGAAGAATTACCCTTTGACCGGTTGATACAGCATTAGCTTCACCCCTGACCAAGCATTCATGTAATAAGTTGTACTTTTCAACCCTCAATTTAGGTTGGTTAAAACGTATGTAACTAAGGCGCTCAGACTCCACCATAGTGTATGCATCAACTAAGAACTGCTGGAATAACCTACGTGAACTCAACAAAATATTTGATTCAGTAGATCTCATTTGGAGTCGAAATGCAAAGAACTCCCTCATGCTAATTGtattcctcttttttttacCATCAACATTATATCGAGAAGCTGTTAATATTCCAGTTCTATATCCATCCTCACCATATGGGAAAATAAGAGGATACTGTAGAGCCAAATACAGTGGATGAATAACATCAATTCTCTTTAGCTGTTTCGAATTAGTTTCAAGTACAATATCTCTCTCCAATAAAGATTCATCGATGTCACCAACTACCAATGCTGCAACTTCTGATGCAGTAGGCAAGTTGTATCGTCGACCATCCTTTTCCCTTCGCCTAATCAATTTTAACTTCATGTTAATAGAATGTGGCTCAGTGAATCTATCCCTAGCATATCGGAATGACTTTGCCAAAGGATTATTatcatctaaaattttttttattataccaacaatctcaaCTTCGAGATTACCAACCAAAGCTAGTGGcctgcaaagaaaaaaaatgaaaaatgatgcAAACAACATTTGAATAAGCACTAATGAGTATGTCAATAAATTTAATGATATAAGGTGTTCCCTTAGTATAAATAGTTCATAACTTACCGAATAGCACTAATCCTATTTTGAACTTCGTTGTCAGTATCATATATGTAGAGTTGTGCAAATTTTGGTTTCTCATTCGCTTGCGGAATGAGACTTCCAATAGAGTGATAGTTCTGGCCACTCAAGCTAAAAGATGGAGGAGCAGACCCATTGTTAATTTGATGATTAATCTTACCAGCCATTGATGTGAATGAGAACATTGAATTAAATGCCCTAATATTTTTTCGAAAGTATCGACCCTTTGCATCATCTAAAAAATGGAGCTGCTGAAGATTTTCTGGAGCTTGTTTCAATAAGGGCAACTCAACTTTCCCATCCATACAACACAAACCAAAATGGGGAGTGGCACTATTAATACTCTTTGAGAGTTTTTCATGGTCCCACATCAAAGCTTTACAATATATACATGTATGAGAAGGATCACCAACATCCCAGAAAgctttgaaaagataaaaaaaagtattggcaattagaaaaacataaaatgtatcttaaaaagttaataaatatatggctataaaagaaaacaaaagaactaaGTACTTCTAATTAATTATAGCTAGCTAAAGATTTTGCAAGCAAAATAATTACTACCTTCCTCATCAAGAACTAACTCGTCACTTTCGAGTGGGGTAACACCTTCCTGATCTAATAATTTGTGTGAGTATATATATAGACAATAAAGTTAATTAGAACTCATGAATAACAACTCATGCATACAAAAATGTATAGTGTAGTAATTAAAATGAATATTAAAACTTTTACCTATAAAGTCATTGTCGTCAAAATCCAGAGAGATATTGCTTCCCAGATTAACGTCGTCAAAGGCATCTTCTTCTgcaataaatatataacacaATATAAAACAATAACATTGATACTACCTAAACTGAAATTCGATAAATTACTTAATATTCTAAAAGTTATATTACCTTCATGTTCATATAGTTCTGGAGCATTAGAATCATAGCAGAATCCATTTGGAAGGTTGGATGAGTGACCATGATAATTATCACAGGATAAGAACATTTCATTGTTGCTTCTGCATACATTCCTTATTGTTTTATTTGATTGCTTGGTGTAAGACTTGTGATTAATTATAGTACaactacaaaaacaaaaagataaatatagtTTTTCAATAATAAACTTATACTCACTTAAATATAGTTAATTGTTGTTTATATTCGTGATGACAAAGTAAAAACTAAATAACcaacaaatatataaattcaaaccTCTCACTATTATTTGAAATGGATGAAGTATCTATTGATCTATTAGAGCAGAGAACAGAATCATGACCAGCAATGTTCATAGAGATAACAACTTTTCCCTTGTCAACTTTAGAGTTAGAGTTAATATGTAGGTGTGAGTGATGTGTATTGAATttatccccac encodes the following:
- the LOC107466223 gene encoding uncharacterized protein LOC107466223, encoding MVLDDYQLSPKLARARCISILRRRRLNKHLNIDEIGIYNDYGSQPFLPLKRTASAVSDGSLNGLVGTHNGSSIATGGDKFNTHHSHLHINSNSKVDKGKVVISMNIAGHDSVLCSNRSIDTSSISNNSESCTIINHKSYTKQSNKTIRNVCRSNNEMFLSCDNYHGHSSNLPNGFCYDSNAPELYEHEEEDAFDDVNLGSNISLDFDDNDFIDQEGVTPLESDELVLDEEAFWDVGDPSHTCIYCKALMWDHEKLSKSINSATPHFGLCCMDGKVELPLLKQAPENLQQLHFLDDAKGRYFRKNIRAFNSMFSFTSMAGKINHQINNGSAPPSFSLSGQNYHSIGSLIPQANEKPKFAQLYIYDTDNEVQNRISAIRPLALVGNLEVEIVGIIKKILDDNNPLAKSFRYARDRFTEPHSINMKLKLIRRREKDGRRYNLPTASEVAALVVGDIDESLLERDIVLETNSKQLKRIDVIHPLYLALQYPLIFPYGEDGYRTGILTASRYNVDGKKKRNTISMREFFAFRLQMRSTESNILLSSRRLFQQFLVDAYTMVESERLSYIRFNQPKLRVEKYNLLHECLVRGEANAVSTGQRVILPSSFTGGPRYMFNNCKDAFAICKHFGYPSFFVTMTCNPEWDEIKRLLRGTGLKAEDRPDITSRIFKIKLNKLIRDFKYDDIFGKISAYVCTIEFQKRGLPHAHILLFMHPLSRPRSPDDIDKLISAQIPDKHRRPKLYAAVEKFMVHGPCGKHNKNSPCMVNGMCSKYFPKSFREHTVIDEAGFPKYCRPDNGRTINKKSAILSNSFVVPYNPTLLLRYGCHINVEHTCQTSAIKYLFKYVHKGNDRVTASFYQTSDNGHVSPIVDEIKNYYDCRYISACEAAWRLYGYDIQVKEPAVIRLPFHLPDENPIVFKDYENIQDVISRAETKLTKLQSWFIVNKFFPFARSLTYCEFPRKFVWKDDISMWIPRKQGFSIGRLTHVPRGNGEDYYLRLLLNIQKGCTSFEDLRTVDGVAHCSFKEACYALGLLQDDKEFIDAIIEASTWASANYVRDLFVMLLISNNIACPDFVWDRCYKELSEDILFEQRRIHHLEDLQLSDEQIMNLTLAKLEDRMQSNGRSLKEFECMPYPSLDDVNVLEDRLVLDELNFDRSLLTQQYIQSLNTMTDEQRTAFDIIIDSVNNDRGGFFFLYGYGGTGKTFIWRTLSAYLRSSGNIVLNVASSGIASLLLPNGRTAHSRFKIPLSINEDSVCNIKQGTPLSKLICKAKLIIWDEAPMLSKYCYEALDKSLKDILRFEPSFNADLPFGGKVVVLGGDFRQILPVIPMGSRQDIVQASISSSYLWQFCTILKLSKNMRLTAGGTIEVDNDLKEFAQWLIQIGDGLAGDSTDGESEVVIPKDILINDTDDGFQNLVTFVYADLLLNLHNIDYFKERTILAPTLEVVHDVNNTIMEYINADEKVYLSSDSLCAEEGNMEYEMDAITTDVLNSINFSGLPSHQLKLKVGVPVMLLRNIDRSNGLCNGTRLQVRRLGNHVIECNILTGDKCGEIVLIPRMNMSRDSADDSDSKGDSTYVAESESSSDTVSEDKFVPESPSGSVGRFLLPPPLAISQLSDVPSHYQTLNLDAIHSDDLLNSEDGEDYNMDGGVEF